In one window of Halomarina pelagica DNA:
- a CDS encoding uracil-DNA glycosylase family protein, producing the protein MENVTDRTSNPFGMRPPCERYVAGYGDANADFHVVGDHPGVHGGVEPRSAAGGTASSGEEVGVPFTNDAGLRLQRALVDAGLLETAGERPTVNRTFLSYLHMCVVEGTPTEREYVEMERFFDAELRAIAAHVLLPVGERATRHVIQQYTARPPTLADDMASLHGTELLGGGFLVYPVRDPSEWTDGDRERLVDALTDLQATDFYREVDLGRFLPDGDSYRVR; encoded by the coding sequence GTGGAGAACGTCACCGACCGCACGAGCAACCCCTTCGGGATGCGTCCGCCCTGTGAACGGTACGTCGCCGGGTACGGCGACGCGAACGCAGACTTCCACGTCGTCGGGGACCACCCCGGCGTACACGGCGGCGTCGAGCCGCGCTCGGCCGCGGGCGGGACGGCGTCGTCCGGGGAGGAGGTCGGCGTTCCGTTCACGAACGACGCCGGGTTGCGTCTCCAGCGGGCGCTCGTCGACGCCGGACTCCTCGAGACGGCCGGCGAGCGCCCGACGGTGAACCGGACGTTCCTCTCGTACCTGCACATGTGCGTCGTGGAGGGAACGCCGACCGAACGCGAGTACGTCGAGATGGAGCGGTTCTTCGACGCCGAGCTTCGAGCCATCGCCGCGCACGTCCTCCTGCCGGTCGGCGAGCGCGCGACGCGGCACGTCATCCAACAGTACACCGCCCGCCCCCCGACGCTCGCAGACGACATGGCGAGCCTGCACGGAACCGAACTCCTCGGGGGTGGCTTCCTCGTCTACCCCGTCCGCGACCCGAGCGAGTGGACCGACGGCGACAGGGAGCGACTCGTGGACGCGCTGACCGACCTGCAGGCCACCGACTTCTACCGCGAGGTGGACCTCGGGCGCTTCCTCCCCGACGGCGACTCCTACCGCGTCCGCTAG
- a CDS encoding acyl-CoA carboxylase subunit beta, with the protein MEDRIEELREKSARAELGGGEDRIEAQHDRGKLTARERVEYFLDEGTFEEFDQLRTHRSHNFGMEERQIPGDGVVTGYGEVDGRQVFVFAHDFTVFGGSLGEVFAEKVCKVMDRAMEVGAPIVGLNDSAGARIQEGVASLAGYADIFHRNQQASGVVPQISAIMGPCAGGAVYSPAITDFVFMVQETSHMFITGPEVIKTVTGEEVGFEELGGAETHAGTSGVAHFSEADEEGALDDIRHLLSYLPSNNVEDPPRVEPWDDPERADEDLLDIVPDRPQKPYDIIDVVDGVVDVDSFFEVQRSYARNLVVGFARLDGHSVGIVANQPRVNAGTLDIDASLKGARFVRFCDAFNVPIVTFVDVPGFMPGTDQEHGGIIKHGAKLLYAYSEATVPLLTVITRKAYGGAYDVMASKHIGADVNYAWPTAEIAVMGPQGAVNILYREELADADDPETRREELIDEYREAFASPYVAADRGFVDAVLEPTDTRRRLVHDLEMLRSKRKQQPSRKHGNIPL; encoded by the coding sequence ATGGAGGACCGGATCGAGGAGTTGCGCGAGAAGAGCGCGCGCGCCGAACTGGGAGGCGGCGAGGACCGAATCGAGGCCCAGCACGACCGCGGGAAGCTGACCGCCCGCGAGCGCGTCGAGTACTTCCTCGACGAGGGGACGTTCGAGGAGTTCGACCAGTTGCGTACCCACCGTAGCCACAACTTCGGCATGGAGGAGCGCCAGATCCCCGGCGACGGCGTCGTGACGGGCTACGGCGAGGTCGACGGCCGCCAGGTGTTCGTCTTCGCCCACGACTTCACCGTCTTCGGCGGGTCGCTCGGCGAGGTGTTCGCCGAGAAGGTCTGCAAGGTGATGGATCGAGCGATGGAGGTCGGCGCGCCCATCGTCGGGCTCAACGACTCCGCGGGCGCGCGCATCCAGGAGGGCGTCGCCTCGCTCGCGGGCTACGCCGACATCTTCCACCGCAACCAGCAGGCCAGCGGCGTCGTCCCGCAGATCTCGGCCATCATGGGTCCGTGCGCCGGCGGGGCGGTCTACTCGCCCGCCATCACGGACTTCGTCTTCATGGTGCAGGAGACGAGCCACATGTTCATCACCGGCCCCGAGGTCATCAAGACCGTCACGGGCGAGGAGGTCGGCTTCGAGGAACTCGGCGGCGCGGAGACCCACGCCGGAACCAGCGGCGTCGCCCACTTCTCCGAGGCGGACGAGGAGGGGGCGCTCGACGACATCAGACACCTGCTCTCGTACCTGCCGTCGAACAACGTCGAGGACCCGCCGCGGGTCGAGCCGTGGGACGACCCCGAGCGCGCCGACGAGGACCTCCTCGACATCGTCCCCGACAGGCCACAGAAGCCCTACGACATAATCGACGTCGTCGACGGCGTCGTGGACGTGGACTCGTTCTTCGAGGTGCAGCGCTCCTACGCGCGCAACCTCGTCGTCGGCTTCGCCCGCCTCGACGGCCACTCGGTGGGGATCGTGGCGAACCAGCCGCGCGTGAACGCGGGGACGCTCGACATCGACGCCTCGCTCAAGGGCGCGCGGTTCGTGCGCTTCTGCGACGCGTTCAACGTCCCGATCGTGACGTTCGTGGACGTGCCGGGGTTCATGCCCGGCACCGATCAGGAACACGGCGGCATCATCAAACACGGCGCGAAGTTGCTCTACGCCTACTCCGAGGCGACGGTCCCGCTGCTCACCGTCATCACGCGCAAGGCCTACGGGGGCGCGTACGACGTCATGGCGTCGAAACACATCGGCGCGGACGTCAACTACGCCTGGCCGACCGCCGAGATCGCGGTCATGGGACCCCAGGGCGCGGTGAACATCCTCTACCGCGAGGAACTCGCCGACGCCGACGATCCGGAGACGCGCCGCGAGGAACTCATCGACGAGTACCGCGAGGCGTTCGCCAGCCCCTACGTGGCGGCGGACCGCGGGTTCGTCGACGCCGTGCTCGAACCGACCGACACCCGTCGACGGCTCGTCCACGACCTGGAGATGCTCCGGAGCAAGCGCAAGCAGCAGCCGAGCCGCAAGCACGGCAACATACCCCTATGA
- a CDS encoding acc operon protein: MRIGLPEDADSDEAAAIVAALNAHLSRQAALLAANGEEGETWDGRRWAFAGRVEATRRRTRRVPEFAPTDPWTAAGRAERF, encoded by the coding sequence ATGAGGATCGGACTCCCGGAGGACGCGGACTCGGACGAGGCCGCCGCCATCGTCGCCGCGCTGAACGCCCACCTCAGCCGGCAGGCGGCGCTCCTCGCCGCGAACGGCGAGGAGGGGGAGACGTGGGACGGCAGGCGCTGGGCGTTCGCGGGGCGGGTCGAGGCGACGCGCCGCCGCACGCGCCGCGTGCCGGAGTTCGCGCCGACCGACCCCTGGACGGCGGCGGGGCGCGCCGAGCGCTTCTGA
- a CDS encoding PIN domain-containing protein: MLLDSTFLIDLIDRDPDAKAKLDELAEASTPVAFSVLTAFEVGVGLHGTDERERYERIVAAMTVVPLGRAATRRAISIQRTLRSRGEEIGSVDALIAGTAAERDENVLTRNVDEFERVGEIAVETH, translated from the coding sequence ATGCTTCTCGACTCGACGTTTCTCATCGATTTGATCGATCGCGATCCGGATGCGAAAGCGAAACTCGACGAACTGGCCGAGGCGTCGACGCCAGTTGCGTTCTCGGTACTCACCGCGTTCGAGGTCGGCGTCGGATTACACGGAACGGACGAGCGCGAGCGGTACGAACGGATCGTCGCGGCGATGACGGTTGTGCCGCTCGGACGCGCTGCGACACGGCGGGCGATCAGCATCCAGCGAACCCTCCGATCGCGCGGCGAGGAGATCGGGTCGGTCGACGCACTCATCGCAGGAACGGCCGCCGAACGCGACGAGAACGTCCTCACCCGAAACGTCGACGAGTTCGAGCGAGTGGGCGAGATCGCCGTCGAAACGCACTGA
- a CDS encoding type II toxin-antitoxin system HicB family antitoxin → MSATRRIILTEENGRWVAEDTETGIAGRGETRVVALENLDEAIAEGVNGGRSSTDEEPPAAPLYGLIGLVDEAEAGRVRERSRAFREEFDERIDRTRRELSDGK, encoded by the coding sequence ATGAGCGCCACTCGACGGATCATCCTCACCGAGGAGAACGGGCGGTGGGTTGCGGAGGATACGGAGACTGGTATCGCCGGACGGGGCGAAACGCGAGTCGTCGCTCTCGAAAATCTCGACGAAGCGATCGCCGAGGGCGTGAACGGAGGACGGTCCTCGACGGACGAGGAGCCGCCCGCAGCCCCGTTGTACGGCCTGATCGGCCTCGTCGACGAGGCCGAGGCGGGGCGCGTTCGGGAACGATCGCGTGCGTTCCGCGAGGAGTTCGACGAGCGGATCGACCGGACGCGCAGAGAACTATCGGACGGGAAGTGA
- a CDS encoding helix-turn-helix domain-containing protein, with protein sequence MDTRTRDERGRYEPTYSAEEILAAVREYEPAGTMEVAEAVGCARQNADYRLRRLRDAGKVSSKKVGRTLVWFTAEEEHA encoded by the coding sequence ATGGACACGCGGACTCGTGACGAGCGCGGCCGGTACGAGCCGACGTACTCCGCCGAGGAGATCCTCGCCGCGGTTCGGGAGTACGAACCCGCCGGAACGATGGAAGTCGCCGAGGCGGTCGGATGCGCGAGGCAAAACGCCGACTACCGGCTCCGGCGACTTCGCGACGCCGGAAAGGTATCGAGTAAGAAAGTCGGTCGGACGCTCGTCTGGTTCACCGCCGAGGAGGAGCACGCATGA
- a CDS encoding glycerophosphodiester phosphodiesterase, with product MRCIGHRGCPAHAPENTLLAVERAAPHVDAIEADVRRCGSGELVVFHDERLGRLTGAEGRVSRTDWATLRTLTVDGSDERIPLLSELLDAVPPAVGVNVELKHAGLGREVVRLLEGVENEVVVSSFERAALREVGARSDLPRGYLFSREFTTKSRSWRRGISRARKLGCEYAHPEYRLCLDGVRRVARAQDLGLSVNAWTVPNRRSVRKLRRAGVDGVIVDDWRVVG from the coding sequence ATGCGTTGTATCGGACACCGGGGGTGTCCCGCCCACGCGCCCGAGAACACGCTCCTCGCCGTCGAGCGCGCCGCGCCGCACGTCGACGCGATCGAGGCGGACGTGCGACGGTGCGGTTCGGGCGAACTCGTCGTCTTCCACGACGAGCGCCTCGGTCGCCTCACGGGCGCGGAGGGCCGGGTGAGCCGGACCGACTGGGCCACCCTCCGGACGCTCACCGTCGACGGGAGCGACGAGCGGATCCCCCTCCTGTCCGAACTCCTCGACGCCGTTCCCCCCGCGGTCGGCGTCAACGTCGAACTGAAGCACGCGGGGCTGGGCCGCGAGGTCGTCCGCCTCCTGGAGGGCGTCGAGAACGAGGTCGTCGTCTCGTCGTTCGAGCGGGCGGCGCTGCGGGAGGTGGGCGCGCGGAGTGACCTCCCGCGCGGCTACCTCTTCTCCCGCGAGTTCACGACGAAGAGTCGGTCGTGGCGGCGCGGGATCAGTCGGGCGCGGAAACTCGGCTGCGAGTACGCCCACCCCGAGTACCGGCTCTGTCTGGACGGCGTGCGGCGCGTCGCGCGGGCGCAGGACCTCGGGCTGTCGGTGAACGCGTGGACCGTCCCGAACCGCCGCTCGGTCAGAAAACTCCGACGGGCGGGCGTAGACGGCGTCATCGTGGACGACTGGCGAGTAGTCGGGTAG
- a CDS encoding acetyl-CoA carboxylase biotin carboxylase subunit — MFEKVLVANRGEIAVRVMRACEELGISTVAVYSEADKNAGHVRYADEAYNVGPARAAESYLDQEAIVDAARKAGADAIHPGYGFLAENAEFAARVEDEDGITWIGPSSDSMEQLGEKTKARKVMQEAGVPIVPGTTEPVESVEEIHAFGEEHGYPIAIKAEGGGGGRGMKVVHDPDEAEEQLESAKREGEAYFDNPSVYLERYLEAPRHIEVQIVADHHGNVRHLGERDCSLQRRHQKIIEEAPSPALADDLRERIGESARRGVAASDYVNAGTVEFLVEEDPDRDADEVLGGDADFYFLEVNTRIQVEHTATEEITGIDIVKWQIRVAAGEELAFAQDDVEIDGHAMEFRINAENAANGFAPATGKLETYDPPGGIGVRMDDALRQGDTVVGDYDSMIAKLIVWGQDREECIARSKRALREFDVEGVVTVIPFHRLMLTDEAFVSGTHTTNYLDNELDTAELEAAQERWGPAGTADEGDDEEVTEREFTVEVNGKRFEVSLEERGGPALPAAGGSSGSGGSGAPQRQRRSSRGGGDGSDGSSGAAVSAEGEQVDAEMQGTILSVNVAEGDEVSAGDVLCVLEAMKMENDVVAERGGTVTQVAVEEGQSVDMGDVLVVID; from the coding sequence ATGTTCGAGAAGGTTCTCGTCGCCAACCGAGGTGAGATCGCGGTGCGCGTGATGCGCGCCTGTGAGGAACTCGGCATCTCGACGGTCGCCGTCTACAGTGAAGCGGACAAGAACGCGGGCCACGTCCGGTACGCGGACGAGGCGTACAACGTCGGACCGGCGCGTGCCGCCGAGTCGTACCTGGACCAGGAGGCGATCGTCGACGCCGCCCGAAAGGCGGGTGCCGACGCGATCCACCCCGGCTACGGGTTCCTCGCCGAGAACGCCGAGTTCGCCGCGCGCGTCGAGGACGAGGACGGAATCACGTGGATCGGCCCGTCGAGCGACTCGATGGAGCAACTCGGCGAGAAGACGAAGGCGCGGAAGGTGATGCAGGAGGCGGGCGTGCCGATCGTCCCCGGCACGACCGAGCCGGTCGAGTCCGTCGAGGAGATCCACGCGTTCGGCGAGGAACACGGCTACCCCATCGCCATCAAGGCCGAGGGCGGCGGCGGCGGTCGCGGGATGAAGGTCGTCCACGACCCTGACGAGGCCGAGGAGCAACTCGAGAGCGCGAAGCGCGAGGGCGAGGCGTACTTCGACAACCCCTCGGTCTACCTCGAACGCTACCTCGAAGCGCCCCGGCACATCGAGGTGCAGATCGTCGCCGACCACCACGGCAACGTCCGCCACCTCGGCGAGCGCGACTGCTCGCTCCAGCGCCGCCACCAGAAAATCATCGAGGAGGCACCCTCCCCGGCGCTCGCGGACGACCTCCGCGAGCGCATCGGCGAGTCCGCCCGCCGGGGCGTCGCCGCGTCCGACTACGTCAACGCGGGAACGGTCGAGTTCCTCGTCGAGGAAGATCCCGACCGCGACGCCGACGAAGTGCTCGGCGGGGACGCGGACTTCTACTTCCTCGAAGTGAACACGCGCATCCAGGTCGAGCACACCGCCACGGAGGAGATCACGGGGATCGACATCGTGAAGTGGCAGATCCGCGTCGCCGCGGGCGAGGAACTCGCCTTCGCACAGGACGACGTCGAGATCGACGGCCACGCGATGGAGTTCCGCATCAACGCGGAGAACGCGGCCAACGGCTTCGCGCCGGCGACCGGGAAACTCGAGACGTACGACCCGCCGGGCGGCATCGGCGTCCGCATGGACGACGCCCTCAGACAGGGCGACACGGTCGTCGGCGACTACGACTCGATGATCGCGAAGCTGATCGTCTGGGGGCAGGACCGCGAGGAGTGCATCGCGCGCTCGAAGCGCGCGCTCCGCGAGTTCGACGTCGAGGGCGTCGTGACGGTCATCCCCTTCCACCGTCTCATGCTCACCGACGAGGCGTTCGTCTCCGGCACGCACACGACGAACTACCTCGACAACGAACTCGACACCGCCGAACTGGAAGCCGCACAGGAGCGGTGGGGCCCCGCGGGCACCGCGGACGAGGGTGACGACGAGGAGGTCACCGAGCGCGAGTTCACCGTCGAGGTCAACGGCAAGCGCTTCGAGGTGAGCCTGGAGGAGCGCGGCGGTCCGGCGCTCCCCGCTGCGGGCGGTTCGAGCGGTTCGGGCGGTTCGGGCGCACCCCAGCGCCAGCGTCGCTCCTCGCGCGGTGGGGGCGATGGAAGCGACGGAAGCAGCGGTGCGGCCGTGAGCGCGGAGGGCGAACAGGTCGACGCCGAGATGCAGGGGACGATCCTCTCGGTGAACGTCGCGGAGGGCGACGAGGTCAGCGCGGGCGACGTGCTCTGCGTGCTCGAGGCGATGAAGATGGAGAACGACGTCGTCGCCGAGCGCGGCGGCACCGTCACCCAGGTGGCCGTCGAGGAGGGACAGAGCGTCGACATGGGCGACGTGCTCGTCGTCATCGACTGA
- a CDS encoding DUF4397 domain-containing protein yields MTDTNRRTVLKLLGVAGAASAVGGAGFVTASQQDGDESTDSGTFPGSEGGLKTGGVRIGHLAPDAPPVDVFLGFDAEFDPASSSPVLAGLEYGNFEPSTTARYFEVPVGTYALKVTPADDPGTVLIDVPEFRVTNGRDFTVLAVGEAAPENDEPALEAQVIEDVEGRGNPDPSSGQAAVRFVHASPDAGAVDIVLGDETVAESVEFSAVSDYVLVENGWQVLQIQSGGSPVAVLQAYFPSGTKSTIYVIGEAAPEAAGAVADNETNVSNDTNLTNDTNVSDNVTNVTNETNDTNVTNVTNDTNATNLTNDTNVSDNLTNGTNETNATNVTGNATNLTNDTNVSDNVTNVTNDTNDTNVTGNETNVTGNATDVSGLATDDQPLSTVATVDAVSPLEVTPIDLGGDAVGGANGNATNVTNDTNVSDNLTNDTNVSDNVTNVTNETNATNNSTQ; encoded by the coding sequence ATGACAGATACAAACCGACGGACGGTTCTCAAGTTGCTCGGCGTAGCGGGTGCGGCGAGCGCGGTCGGTGGCGCCGGATTCGTCACGGCGAGCCAGCAGGACGGGGACGAGAGCACGGACAGCGGCACGTTCCCCGGCAGCGAGGGCGGGCTCAAGACCGGCGGCGTTCGGATCGGTCACCTCGCCCCCGACGCGCCCCCGGTGGACGTGTTCCTCGGGTTCGACGCCGAGTTCGACCCGGCGAGTTCGTCCCCGGTGCTCGCCGGTCTCGAGTACGGGAACTTCGAGCCGAGCACTACGGCGCGGTACTTCGAGGTGCCGGTCGGTACCTACGCGCTGAAGGTGACGCCCGCCGACGACCCCGGGACGGTCCTGATCGACGTCCCCGAGTTCAGGGTGACGAACGGGCGTGACTTCACGGTTCTCGCCGTCGGCGAGGCCGCGCCGGAGAACGACGAACCCGCGCTCGAAGCGCAGGTGATCGAGGACGTCGAGGGCCGGGGGAACCCCGACCCCTCCTCCGGGCAGGCGGCGGTCCGGTTCGTCCACGCCTCGCCCGACGCGGGTGCCGTCGACATCGTCCTCGGCGACGAGACGGTCGCCGAGAGCGTCGAGTTTAGCGCGGTGAGCGACTACGTCCTGGTCGAGAACGGCTGGCAGGTGCTGCAGATCCAGTCCGGCGGGTCGCCCGTGGCCGTCCTGCAGGCGTACTTCCCGAGCGGGACGAAGTCGACCATCTACGTCATCGGCGAAGCCGCTCCCGAGGCGGCGGGCGCGGTCGCGGACAACGAGACGAACGTCTCGAACGACACCAACCTCACGAACGACACGAACGTCTCCGACAACGTGACGAACGTCACTAACGAGACGAACGACACCAACGTCACTAACGTCACCAACGACACGAACGCGACCAACCTCACCAACGACACCAACGTCTCGGACAACCTCACCAACGGTACCAACGAGACGAACGCCACGAACGTCACCGGCAACGCGACGAACCTCACGAACGACACGAACGTCTCCGACAACGTCACCAACGTCACCAACGACACGAACGATACCAACGTCACCGGTAACGAGACTAACGTGACCGGCAACGCGACGGACGTCTCCGGGCTGGCGACCGACGACCAGCCGCTCTCGACAGTGGCGACGGTCGACGCCGTCTCGCCGCTCGAGGTGACGCCGATCGACCTCGGCGGCGACGCGGTCGGCGGGGCGAACGGCAACGCGACGAACGTGACGAACGACACGAACGTGTCGGACAATCTCACGAACGACACCAACGTCTCGGACAACGTGACGAACGTCACCAACGAGACGAACGCCACGAACAACAGCACGCAGTAG
- a CDS encoding ArsR/SmtB family transcription factor — protein MKGDLWYVLAGTRGGRNRTRLLQAVAERPRNANQLASALDLDYKTVRHHLQVLQSNGIVEEGGGGYGAVYLPSDRVRHHWETVEEIIAKTD, from the coding sequence ATGAAGGGGGATCTCTGGTACGTCCTGGCCGGTACGCGCGGGGGGCGCAATCGAACCAGGTTGCTCCAGGCGGTCGCGGAGCGACCGCGCAATGCGAATCAGCTCGCGTCGGCACTCGATCTCGATTACAAGACGGTCCGTCACCACCTGCAGGTGCTCCAGTCGAACGGCATCGTCGAGGAGGGCGGGGGCGGGTACGGTGCGGTGTACCTCCCGAGCGACCGCGTGCGCCACCACTGGGAAACCGTCGAGGAGATCATCGCGAAGACCGACTGA
- a CDS encoding NifU family protein — MSVEQVDEEELRERISRFMMRNFPQIQMHGGSAAIQDLDVEARSVTIALGGACSGCGISPMTVQALKTRMVQEIPEIDTVHAETGLGSDAPFGYDPDDVPF, encoded by the coding sequence ATGAGCGTCGAACAGGTAGACGAGGAGGAACTCAGAGAGCGCATCTCTCGGTTCATGATGCGCAACTTCCCGCAGATCCAGATGCACGGCGGGAGCGCCGCGATCCAGGACCTCGACGTCGAGGCACGGAGCGTCACCATCGCCCTCGGCGGGGCCTGCAGCGGCTGTGGCATCTCGCCCATGACCGTACAGGCGCTGAAGACGCGCATGGTCCAGGAGATACCCGAGATCGACACGGTACACGCGGAGACGGGCCTCGGTTCGGACGCGCCGTTCGGCTACGACCCCGACGACGTGCCGTTCTGA
- a CDS encoding biotin--[acetyl-CoA-carboxylase] ligase codes for MNETRRRVLDALADGPVSGPALADDLGVSRAAVWKHVEALREAGFDVESDEAGYRLAGVPDSGSEALEFGLDAPFTVEHHASIDSTNRRARELAESGAGDVVVVADAQTGGRGRLDRDWDSPPGGVYLSAVCRPDLPMARAPLYTLAAAVATARAAREAGVDARIKWPNDVLVPDEAGGARKLAGILTEARGETDRVEWLVVGVGVNVEATREDLPAGATSLRAEGGAVNRREFVQRLLAEFDDLRDDLDAVLPAWRESALTLGQRVRVETPGGEIVGRAVDVESPGTLLVETGDGPVRVTAGDCEHLRPVDDA; via the coding sequence ATGAACGAGACGCGACGCCGGGTGCTCGACGCGCTCGCTGACGGCCCCGTCTCGGGGCCGGCGCTGGCCGACGACCTCGGCGTCTCCCGGGCCGCCGTCTGGAAGCACGTGGAGGCGCTCCGCGAGGCGGGATTCGACGTCGAGAGCGACGAGGCGGGGTACCGCCTCGCCGGCGTCCCCGACTCGGGCTCCGAGGCGCTCGAATTCGGCCTCGATGCCCCGTTCACCGTCGAACACCACGCGAGCATCGACAGCACCAACCGCCGCGCCCGGGAACTCGCCGAGTCGGGCGCGGGCGACGTGGTGGTCGTCGCCGACGCGCAGACCGGCGGGCGCGGCCGCCTCGACCGCGACTGGGACTCCCCGCCCGGCGGCGTCTACCTGAGCGCCGTCTGCCGGCCGGACCTCCCCATGGCACGCGCGCCGCTGTACACGCTCGCCGCCGCCGTCGCCACGGCCCGCGCGGCCCGCGAGGCGGGCGTCGACGCCCGCATCAAGTGGCCCAACGACGTGCTCGTCCCGGACGAGGCGGGTGGAGCGCGGAAGCTCGCGGGGATCCTCACGGAGGCCCGGGGCGAGACCGACCGCGTCGAGTGGCTCGTCGTCGGCGTCGGCGTCAACGTCGAGGCGACCCGGGAGGACCTCCCGGCGGGGGCGACGAGCCTCCGGGCCGAGGGAGGAGCGGTGAACCGCCGGGAGTTCGTCCAGCGTCTGCTCGCCGAGTTCGACGACCTGCGGGACGACCTCGACGCGGTCCTGCCCGCGTGGCGCGAGTCGGCGCTCACGCTCGGCCAGCGCGTCCGGGTCGAGACGCCCGGCGGCGAGATCGTCGGGCGGGCGGTCGACGTCGAGTCCCCCGGAACGCTCCTCGTGGAGACCGGCGACGGCCCGGTGCGGGTCACCGCCGGCGACTGCGAGCACCTGCGACCGGTCGACGACGCCTGA
- a CDS encoding amidohydrolase family protein, with protein MIIEGTILAGRDFDPIEGRVIVEEGRIAAVEEARVESTDVVLPAFVNAHTHLGDSIAKEAGGGLSLDELVAPPDGLKHRLLRAASDEELIEGMRRSLRYMRAAGTGAFLEFREGGVAGVRLLERAIEGIDLEPVVFGRGSTDVLASADGYGASGARDADFEREREATREAGKLFGIHAGERDPDDIDAALDLEPDFLVHLVHSRARHLDRIEALGVPAVVCPRSNLVTDVGFPPIEELLDRTTVALGTDNVMTNAPSMFREMEFAAKLTDLDAPEVLRMATAAGAEIAGLDCGVVEPGRDARLLVLDGDSDNLAGARDPVRAVVRRAGASDVERVLG; from the coding sequence ATGATCATCGAGGGGACGATACTCGCGGGACGCGACTTCGACCCGATCGAGGGACGAGTGATCGTCGAGGAGGGCCGCATCGCGGCCGTCGAGGAGGCGCGCGTCGAGTCGACGGACGTCGTCCTCCCGGCGTTCGTCAACGCCCACACGCACCTCGGCGATTCGATCGCCAAGGAGGCCGGCGGGGGCCTCTCGCTGGACGAACTCGTCGCGCCGCCGGACGGTCTGAAACACCGACTGCTCCGGGCGGCGAGCGACGAGGAGCTGATCGAGGGGATGCGCCGCTCGCTCCGCTACATGCGGGCGGCCGGGACGGGCGCGTTCCTCGAGTTTCGCGAGGGGGGCGTCGCCGGCGTCCGCCTGCTCGAACGGGCGATCGAGGGGATCGACCTGGAACCGGTCGTCTTCGGCCGCGGGTCGACCGACGTGCTCGCTTCGGCCGACGGGTACGGCGCGAGCGGCGCTCGCGACGCCGACTTCGAGCGCGAGCGCGAGGCGACCCGGGAGGCGGGGAAGCTGTTCGGCATCCACGCGGGCGAACGCGACCCCGACGACATCGACGCGGCGCTCGACCTCGAACCGGACTTCCTCGTCCACCTCGTCCACTCGCGGGCGCGGCACCTCGACCGCATCGAGGCGCTGGGGGTTCCGGCGGTGGTCTGCCCCCGGTCGAACCTCGTGACGGACGTCGGCTTCCCGCCGATCGAGGAGTTGCTCGACCGGACGACCGTCGCGCTGGGGACGGACAACGTGATGACGAACGCCCCCTCGATGTTCCGCGAGATGGAGTTCGCGGCGAAGCTCACCGACCTCGACGCGCCCGAGGTGCTTCGCATGGCGACCGCGGCGGGCGCGGAGATCGCGGGACTCGACTGCGGCGTCGTCGAGCCGGGGCGCGACGCCCGCCTGCTCGTCCTCGACGGCGACTCGGACAACCTCGCCGGCGCGCGGGACCCCGTCAGAGCGGTGGTCCGACGCGCCGGCGCGAGCGACGTGGAGCGCGTGCTCGGCTAG